One segment of Aquimarina sp. BL5 DNA contains the following:
- a CDS encoding ribonuclease HII, whose translation MLELKLKPGLIECGTDEAGRGCLAGPVTAAAIILPDDFGNDILNDSKQLSEAKRKTLRPLLEDCCITYGVTHIFMEEIDKINILNASILGMQQSIAQLKPQPEHISVDGNRFKPYHNIPYTCVIKGDGKYMNIAAASVLAKTYRDEYMEKIHEEFPMYNWKKNKGYPTAEHRDAIRKYGITKYHRKSFRLLPEQLSLEFK comes from the coding sequence ATGCTCGAATTAAAATTAAAACCTGGTCTCATCGAATGTGGCACTGATGAGGCTGGTCGTGGTTGTCTTGCAGGTCCTGTAACCGCTGCAGCGATTATACTTCCCGACGACTTCGGCAATGATATCCTAAACGACTCTAAACAACTTAGCGAGGCGAAAAGAAAAACATTGCGTCCACTATTAGAAGACTGTTGTATTACCTATGGTGTTACACATATTTTTATGGAAGAGATTGACAAAATCAATATTTTAAATGCGTCTATACTAGGGATGCAACAATCAATAGCACAATTAAAACCTCAACCTGAACACATATCTGTAGACGGAAATAGGTTTAAACCATATCATAATATACCTTATACTTGCGTTATTAAAGGTGATGGTAAATACATGAATATTGCTGCAGCATCTGTTTTAGCAAAAACGTATCGTGATGAATATATGGAAAAGATTCACGAAGAATTTCCTATGTATAACTGGAAAAAAAATAAAGGATACCCTACTGCAGAGCATCGAGATGCTATACGGAAATACGGTATTACTAAATATCATCGGAAAAGTTTTAGATTATTGCCAGAACAGCTTTCGCTAGAGTTCAAATAA
- a CDS encoding putative porin gives MKKNLVFIIILLIGSLAVAQEGNEEEIGGTTTPRERPELGKNTRPSGKKRKSKPPITDYKIVDLKNDTTFVDTTLTIQRDYNFNYLRRDDFGLQPINNVGQTYNSLIKVEESNHLLPLFGARARHFNFMEVEDIKYYNVPTPLSELYFKTTFEQGQQLDAFFTVNTSPRLNLSIAYKGNRSLGKYQHALTSTGNFRATANYQTKNDRYRIKTHFVSQDLLNEENGGLSATGLNQYLNNTEEFDEPADFADRGAIEVNFENAESILLGKRFYLSHSYSIIKRTDSSTTDVSIGHILDITDKSFQFDQAAANDLFGESYESSGALFDKVALEDFSNQLFLDVNNDWLGNLRINMGTSNYNYGYNTLVSLADEDNTTITNRLKGDIYSVGASYQKNYRGFQLAANGMSIVSGDFDGNYLNASAGYQLNDYGLQLGISTKSSAPNYNFLLYQSDYVGYNWQNYNNNDPEKNFKNLETQKVQANIKVKNFANLEASYTTTDNYTYFTKNADSLTVPEQFDGSINLLKLKLTQTFNFGWLGLDNTIVYQNVDGATNTVTDGDVTRTYEVYNVPNIVTRNSLYYQDHWFKKALFLQAGVTFKYYSEYDADGYDPVLSEFYVQSPEEIDYFNDVDNTDEAGDTTQTFGGFPQFDIFFNAKIRQTRIYFKVENFGEAFSQNNEFSAPGYAPRDAVIRFGLVWNFFL, from the coding sequence ATGAAAAAGAACTTAGTATTTATAATTATACTTCTTATTGGATCACTAGCAGTTGCTCAGGAAGGAAATGAAGAAGAGATTGGTGGTACAACAACTCCCAGAGAGAGGCCGGAGCTTGGTAAAAACACAAGACCAAGTGGCAAAAAGAGAAAGAGTAAGCCGCCTATTACTGATTATAAGATTGTAGATCTAAAAAATGATACTACGTTTGTAGATACTACATTAACTATCCAAAGAGATTATAATTTTAATTATCTAAGACGAGATGATTTTGGATTGCAACCTATAAATAATGTGGGGCAAACGTATAATAGTCTTATCAAAGTTGAGGAGAGCAATCATTTATTGCCGCTTTTCGGAGCTAGAGCAAGGCATTTCAACTTTATGGAAGTAGAAGACATCAAGTATTACAATGTTCCTACGCCGCTTAGTGAGTTGTATTTTAAGACAACTTTTGAACAAGGACAGCAGTTGGATGCATTTTTTACAGTAAACACTTCTCCGAGATTGAATCTTTCTATAGCATATAAAGGGAATCGATCATTAGGGAAGTATCAACATGCATTAACAAGTACTGGTAATTTTAGAGCAACAGCTAATTACCAAACTAAAAATGATCGGTATAGAATAAAAACGCATTTTGTTTCGCAGGATTTGTTAAATGAAGAGAATGGAGGTTTGTCTGCAACAGGGCTAAACCAGTATCTTAATAACACAGAAGAGTTTGATGAACCAGCTGATTTTGCTGATAGAGGAGCGATCGAGGTTAATTTTGAAAATGCAGAAAGCATATTACTTGGTAAAAGATTTTATCTCAGTCATAGCTATTCGATAATTAAGAGAACCGATAGTAGTACTACAGATGTGTCTATTGGCCACATATTAGATATAACGGATAAGTCATTCCAGTTTGACCAAGCAGCAGCTAATGATCTTTTTGGTGAGTCTTATGAATCTTCGGGAGCTTTATTTGATAAAGTGGCACTAGAGGATTTTAGTAATCAGTTGTTTCTAGATGTTAATAATGACTGGTTGGGTAACCTAAGAATCAATATGGGGACTTCTAATTATAATTATGGATATAATACATTAGTTAGCCTAGCAGATGAGGATAATACTACTATTACCAATAGACTTAAAGGAGATATTTATTCTGTCGGAGCATCATATCAAAAGAATTATAGAGGTTTTCAATTAGCAGCTAACGGTATGTCTATCGTATCAGGTGATTTTGATGGTAATTATCTAAATGCTTCAGCTGGGTATCAGCTTAATGATTATGGATTACAACTAGGTATTAGTACAAAGTCTTCGGCTCCAAATTATAATTTCTTACTGTATCAAAGTGATTATGTAGGATACAATTGGCAGAATTATAATAATAATGACCCAGAAAAAAACTTCAAAAATTTAGAAACACAAAAGGTTCAGGCAAATATTAAGGTAAAGAATTTTGCTAATTTAGAGGCTAGCTATACAACTACTGATAATTATACATATTTTACAAAAAATGCTGATTCTTTAACAGTACCAGAACAATTTGACGGGAGTATAAACCTCCTAAAACTTAAGCTAACGCAGACATTTAATTTTGGATGGTTAGGGTTGGATAATACGATAGTGTATCAAAATGTTGATGGAGCAACCAATACTGTTACTGATGGAGATGTCACTAGGACATACGAAGTGTATAATGTCCCAAATATTGTAACCAGAAATAGTTTGTATTATCAAGATCATTGGTTTAAGAAAGCACTGTTTTTACAGGCAGGTGTTACTTTTAAATATTATTCTGAGTATGATGCCGATGGATATGATCCCGTATTGTCAGAATTTTATGTGCAAAGCCCAGAAGAGATTGACTATTTTAATGACGTTGACAATACAGATGAGGCTGGCGATACAACACAGACTTTTGGAGGTTTTCCTCAGTTTGATATCTTTTTTAATGCCAAAATTAGACAAACCCGTATCTATTTTAAGGTCGAAAATTTCGGCGAAGCTTTTAGTCAGAACAACGAATTTTCCGCTCCTGGATATGCACCACGTGATGCTGTGATCCGTTTCGGTCTTGTTTGGAATTTCTTTTTATAA
- a CDS encoding FdhF/YdeP family oxidoreductase, with the protein MSTTKKRNISVLGPETFTGIKLQEPAEYAAGLPAVKVALTHAFKEMGVVKSVSGLFQMNQKDGFDCPGCAWPDPEKPSKLGEYCENGAKALAEEATNKKVDKDFFAKYSVEELSNWSDYQIGKSGRLIEPMVLKPDSIHYEPISWEKAYELVAKKLKELNTPDEGIFYTSGRSSNEAAFLYGLFVRAFGTNNMPDCSNMCHESSGVALGETLGIGKGSVKLEDFDQAEVVMVIGQNPGTNHPRMLSALQKCKENGGKIISVNPLEEAGLIRFKNPQEVKGVFASGTSLTDIHLQVKINQDVSLLKVIQKKLATLDQENKDVFDHQFIAAYTSGYDELLKDLEQYSEKELIELCGVEESLIDEVVQLLARRSKIIICWAMGLTQHKNGVNNIKECVNLLLLKGSLGKPGAGTCPVRGHSNVQGDRTVGIMHHVSPALNESIEKTFGFTAPDKEGLDTVHAIEAMNKGNAKVFIALGGNFLSAASDTEFTAEALQNCELTVNISTKLNRTHLVAGKTSLILPTLGRSELDQKDGKPRYFTVENSMGKVHQSKGMLQPASDNLVSEPEIIGGIANAYFSEGHPVQWKQLSEDYELIRKKIEEVIKGFDNLNVRSKGSGFYLPNNVRNLDFSKLPEGKAQFSCCDLPEHTLKEDEFLLMTIRSHDQFNTTIYGLDDRYRGIYNERRIVLMNIQDMNKRELKKFDVINMVSLYDGKERKASNFLVVPYNIPQGNIAAYFPETNVLVPYNHYADKSNTPISKSIVVSLEVVLF; encoded by the coding sequence ATGAGTACTACCAAGAAACGAAATATATCCGTTTTAGGCCCCGAAACTTTTACAGGAATCAAGCTACAGGAACCTGCAGAATACGCTGCTGGACTTCCTGCAGTAAAAGTAGCACTTACCCACGCGTTTAAAGAGATGGGTGTTGTGAAATCGGTAAGTGGTCTTTTTCAAATGAACCAAAAAGATGGGTTTGATTGCCCTGGTTGCGCTTGGCCGGATCCCGAGAAACCATCCAAACTTGGTGAATATTGCGAAAATGGAGCAAAAGCACTCGCAGAAGAGGCAACAAATAAAAAAGTAGATAAAGACTTTTTTGCTAAATACTCTGTAGAAGAACTCTCTAATTGGTCTGATTATCAAATTGGAAAAAGTGGAAGATTGATAGAGCCGATGGTTTTAAAACCAGATAGTATTCATTATGAACCAATATCCTGGGAGAAAGCATATGAGTTAGTGGCTAAAAAATTAAAAGAATTAAATACCCCAGATGAAGGAATATTTTATACTTCTGGAAGGTCCAGTAACGAAGCAGCTTTTTTGTATGGCTTGTTCGTAAGAGCTTTTGGAACTAATAATATGCCGGATTGTTCTAATATGTGTCACGAATCTAGTGGAGTTGCATTAGGTGAGACTTTAGGAATAGGAAAAGGTTCTGTGAAGCTAGAAGATTTTGATCAGGCAGAAGTAGTAATGGTAATTGGTCAAAATCCAGGGACCAACCATCCCAGAATGTTATCAGCCTTGCAAAAGTGTAAGGAGAATGGTGGAAAAATCATTAGCGTCAATCCTTTAGAAGAAGCAGGGTTAATAAGATTTAAAAATCCTCAAGAAGTTAAAGGGGTATTCGCTTCAGGGACTTCGCTAACAGATATACATCTTCAGGTAAAAATCAATCAGGATGTTTCGCTATTAAAAGTGATTCAAAAGAAATTGGCAACTTTAGATCAAGAAAATAAAGATGTGTTTGATCATCAATTTATAGCAGCCTATACCAGTGGTTATGATGAGTTGCTAAAAGACTTAGAACAATACTCTGAAAAAGAATTAATAGAATTGTGTGGGGTAGAAGAATCTTTAATTGATGAGGTTGTTCAATTATTAGCAAGAAGAAGTAAGATCATTATTTGTTGGGCAATGGGATTGACGCAACATAAAAATGGGGTAAACAATATAAAGGAATGTGTTAATCTGTTATTGCTTAAAGGAAGTTTAGGTAAACCAGGTGCAGGAACTTGCCCTGTTAGAGGACACAGTAATGTACAAGGAGATCGAACTGTTGGGATAATGCATCACGTTTCACCAGCACTTAATGAGTCGATAGAGAAAACTTTTGGTTTCACAGCTCCTGATAAAGAAGGTTTGGATACAGTACATGCTATAGAAGCTATGAATAAAGGAAACGCAAAAGTCTTTATAGCACTTGGAGGTAATTTTTTATCAGCTGCATCTGATACGGAATTCACTGCAGAAGCACTACAGAATTGTGAGCTTACAGTTAATATTAGTACGAAGTTAAATAGAACACACTTAGTTGCAGGTAAGACTAGTTTAATACTGCCAACATTAGGACGTTCAGAATTAGATCAAAAGGACGGGAAACCAAGATACTTCACCGTAGAGAATAGTATGGGGAAAGTACATCAGTCTAAAGGAATGCTACAACCAGCTTCGGACAACCTAGTTAGCGAACCAGAAATAATAGGTGGAATAGCAAATGCGTATTTTAGTGAAGGACATCCAGTACAATGGAAACAACTTAGTGAAGATTATGAGTTGATTCGAAAAAAAATAGAAGAAGTAATCAAAGGGTTCGATAATCTAAATGTCAGATCAAAAGGTTCTGGTTTCTATTTACCTAATAATGTAAGAAATTTAGACTTCAGCAAACTACCAGAAGGCAAGGCACAATTTAGTTGTTGCGATTTGCCAGAACATACTCTAAAAGAAGATGAATTTTTATTAATGACAATTCGTTCACACGATCAATTTAATACAACTATTTATGGGTTAGATGATCGTTATCGTGGAATTTATAATGAGCGACGCATTGTTTTAATGAATATTCAGGATATGAATAAACGTGAGCTAAAAAAGTTTGATGTCATTAATATGGTAAGCTTATATGATGGTAAAGAAAGAAAAGCATCTAATTTTTTAGTAGTTCCTTATAATATACCACAAGGAAATATAGCGGCGTACTTTCCTGAAACCAATGTTTTAGTTCCTTATAATCATTATGCAGATAAGAGTAATACACCAATTAGTAAATCTATAGTTGTTAGTTTAGAGGTTGTTTTGTTTTGA
- a CDS encoding acyl-CoA dehydrogenase encodes MDFKLSEEQLMIRDAARDFAKAELLPGVIERDNKQEFPAEQVKKMGELGFLGMMASPEYGGGGMDTLSYVLVMEELSKIDASCSVIVSVNNSLVCWGLDTYGTPEQKEKYLNKLTTGESIGAFCLSEPEAGSDATSQRTTAIDKGDHYILNGTKNWITNGGTSDYYLVIAQTDKEKKHKGINAFIVEKGWEGFEIGPKEDKLGIRGSDTHSLIFNDVKVPKENRIGEDGFGFKFAMKTLAGGRIGIAAQALGIAQGAYELAKEYSKVRKAFGTEIMNHQAIAFKLADMHVQIEAARMLVYKAAMDKDNHENYDLSGAMAKLVASQAAMDVTIEAVQVHGGNGFVKEYHVERLMRDAKITQIYEGTSEIQKIVISRAILRD; translated from the coding sequence ATGGACTTTAAACTATCCGAAGAACAATTAATGATACGCGATGCTGCTCGTGATTTTGCAAAAGCAGAGTTATTACCTGGAGTAATCGAAAGAGATAATAAACAAGAATTTCCTGCCGAGCAAGTCAAAAAAATGGGTGAGCTTGGATTTTTAGGAATGATGGCATCTCCAGAATACGGTGGTGGCGGCATGGATACTCTTTCTTACGTATTAGTTATGGAAGAATTATCTAAAATAGATGCTTCTTGTTCTGTAATTGTATCTGTAAATAATTCTTTGGTATGTTGGGGCCTCGACACTTATGGAACTCCAGAACAAAAAGAAAAATACTTAAATAAGTTAACGACAGGAGAGTCGATCGGAGCATTTTGTTTATCAGAACCTGAGGCTGGAAGTGATGCTACTTCACAAAGAACAACAGCAATAGACAAAGGTGATCACTATATTCTTAATGGAACCAAAAACTGGATTACCAATGGTGGAACTTCTGATTATTATTTAGTTATTGCTCAAACAGACAAGGAAAAGAAGCATAAGGGAATCAACGCTTTCATCGTAGAAAAAGGATGGGAAGGTTTTGAGATTGGTCCTAAGGAAGACAAATTAGGAATTAGAGGTAGTGATACACACTCTCTTATTTTTAATGATGTAAAAGTTCCAAAAGAAAATAGAATTGGAGAAGATGGATTCGGATTCAAATTTGCTATGAAAACATTAGCTGGTGGACGTATCGGTATTGCTGCACAAGCATTAGGTATTGCTCAGGGAGCATACGAACTAGCTAAGGAATATTCTAAAGTTCGTAAAGCATTTGGTACGGAAATTATGAATCATCAGGCAATTGCATTTAAACTTGCAGATATGCACGTACAAATTGAAGCTGCAAGGATGTTAGTTTACAAAGCTGCTATGGATAAAGACAATCATGAAAATTATGATTTATCCGGAGCAATGGCGAAATTGGTTGCTTCTCAAGCTGCAATGGATGTAACAATTGAAGCAGTGCAAGTTCACGGTGGTAATGGCTTTGTAAAAGAATATCACGTAGAACGTTTAATGAGAGATGCTAAAATTACTCAGATATATGAAGGTACTAGCGAAATACAGAAAATTGTAATTTCTAGAGCTATTCTTAGAGACTAA
- a CDS encoding Glu/Leu/Phe/Val dehydrogenase dimerization domain-containing protein, producing MKELLKKYENKAPEIVFNWRDSETEAEGWTVINSLRGGAAGGGTRMRLGLDINEVLSLAKTMEVKFTVSGPNIGGAKSGINFDPNDPRKKGVLERWYKAVSPLLKSYYGTGGDLNVDEIHEVIPITENCGVWHPQEGVFNGHFQPTEADKINRIGQLRQGVIKVLENTTFSPDVSRKYTVADMITGYGVAEAVRHYYDIYGGTVKGKKAIVQGFGNVGSAAAYYLSEMGAKVVGIIDHAGGLINEEGFSFEEIKELYLNKKGNKLYSENLTPFEEMNDKIWSLQTEVFAPCAASRLITKDQITQMISSGLEVISCGANVPFADKEIFFGSIMEYTDEQVSLIPDFISNCGMARVFAYFMERRVLMTDEAIFNDTSQTIKDAVQRIFDKNISKTNISRTAFELAFKQLV from the coding sequence ATGAAAGAATTATTAAAGAAATACGAAAATAAAGCCCCGGAAATAGTTTTTAACTGGAGAGATTCTGAAACTGAAGCAGAAGGCTGGACGGTTATTAATTCATTAAGAGGAGGAGCTGCTGGAGGTGGAACAAGAATGCGTTTAGGGTTGGATATAAATGAAGTTCTTTCTTTAGCAAAAACTATGGAAGTGAAGTTTACTGTCTCTGGACCAAATATAGGTGGCGCAAAATCAGGAATTAATTTTGATCCTAACGATCCAAGAAAAAAAGGAGTTTTAGAGAGGTGGTATAAAGCGGTTTCACCATTATTAAAGAGCTATTACGGAACGGGTGGAGATTTAAACGTTGATGAAATCCATGAAGTGATTCCGATAACAGAGAACTGTGGAGTTTGGCATCCTCAAGAAGGTGTTTTTAACGGTCATTTTCAGCCTACAGAAGCGGATAAGATAAATAGAATAGGACAGTTGCGTCAGGGAGTGATAAAAGTTTTAGAGAACACAACGTTTTCGCCTGACGTATCAAGAAAATATACAGTAGCCGATATGATTACTGGGTATGGGGTTGCTGAGGCGGTTAGACACTATTATGATATCTACGGTGGAACTGTGAAGGGTAAAAAGGCTATAGTTCAGGGGTTTGGTAATGTTGGATCTGCGGCAGCCTATTATCTCTCCGAAATGGGAGCAAAAGTTGTTGGTATTATTGACCACGCTGGAGGATTGATAAATGAAGAAGGTTTTTCTTTTGAAGAAATTAAAGAACTGTACCTTAATAAAAAAGGGAACAAGTTATATAGTGAAAATTTGACCCCGTTTGAAGAGATGAATGACAAAATTTGGTCGCTTCAGACAGAAGTATTTGCACCTTGTGCAGCATCAAGATTGATTACTAAAGATCAGATAACCCAAATGATAAGCTCGGGATTAGAAGTTATCTCTTGCGGAGCTAATGTTCCTTTTGCCGATAAGGAGATATTTTTCGGTTCTATTATGGAGTATACAGATGAGCAAGTGAGTTTGATTCCTGATTTTATTTCTAATTGTGGAATGGCTAGAGTATTTGCGTATTTCATGGAGCGTAGAGTATTGATGACTGACGAAGCAATTTTTAATGATACCTCACAAACCATTAAAGATGCAGTGCAGAGAATTTTTGATAAGAATATTTCTAAAACCAATATAAGTAGAACAGCGTTTGAACTAGCATTCAAACAGTTGGTATAA
- the nhaB gene encoding sodium/proton antiporter NhaB, which yields MLKYFLGNSPKWFKTIMIGFLIFNVFSYFVLGPTVTAWLFIGEFIFTLAMALKCYPLQSGGLLAIEILALNLTTPKNAYHEVDQNLEVVLLLVFMVAGIYFMKPLLMYIFSKVFTKIKSKMILSLLFVFLSAILSAFLDALTVTAVLISVAVGFYGVYHKIHSMPASDFDQDGTLDRKDLSGETLEQFRSFLRSLVMHGVVGTALGGVCTLVGEPQNLLIGERMGWDFIEFFIKMAPITLPVLAAGLLTTIVLEFTGWFGFGAKLPEVARRIIENYTDQEDANRSDKSKYGLIIQAISAILLILGLALHIAPVGFIGLALIIVQTAFMGITEEHQLGKAFEEALPFTALLVVFFVIVAMIHDQHLFTPIIDWALTLDPSKQPSMFYVANGLLSMISDNVFVATVYIGEVKQAFDNGAITREQFEKLAIAINTGTNLPSVATPNGQAAFLFLLTSSLAPLIGLSYGRMVKMALPYTIILGGVGLLGIIYVL from the coding sequence ATGTTAAAATATTTTCTGGGCAATAGTCCAAAATGGTTTAAAACAATAATGATAGGATTTCTCATTTTTAATGTGTTTTCTTATTTTGTATTAGGTCCTACCGTTACTGCATGGTTGTTTATAGGAGAGTTTATTTTTACACTTGCCATGGCATTAAAATGTTATCCTTTGCAATCTGGAGGTTTATTAGCGATAGAGATTTTAGCATTAAACCTTACCACACCCAAGAATGCGTACCACGAAGTGGATCAAAACCTAGAGGTAGTTCTTTTATTAGTGTTTATGGTAGCGGGTATCTACTTTATGAAACCTTTGCTAATGTATATTTTTAGTAAGGTTTTTACTAAGATAAAATCAAAGATGATATTATCCTTGCTCTTTGTTTTTCTTTCAGCCATACTTTCTGCTTTTCTGGATGCTTTAACTGTAACAGCTGTTTTAATAAGTGTTGCGGTAGGTTTTTATGGGGTATATCATAAAATTCATTCGATGCCGGCTTCAGATTTTGATCAGGATGGAACGCTTGATAGAAAAGATTTAAGTGGGGAGACTTTAGAACAGTTTAGGAGTTTCTTAAGGAGTTTAGTAATGCACGGTGTTGTAGGAACTGCATTAGGAGGGGTTTGTACGTTAGTTGGCGAGCCTCAAAACCTATTGATAGGAGAACGTATGGGATGGGATTTCATAGAGTTCTTTATTAAAATGGCGCCTATAACATTACCAGTTTTAGCAGCAGGATTATTAACAACGATAGTTTTAGAATTTACAGGTTGGTTTGGTTTTGGAGCAAAATTACCTGAAGTAGCAAGAAGAATAATAGAAAATTATACCGATCAGGAGGATGCTAATCGATCGGATAAATCTAAATACGGATTAATTATACAGGCAATATCAGCGATATTATTAATTCTTGGTTTAGCATTACATATAGCTCCTGTAGGGTTTATAGGTTTGGCATTAATTATTGTGCAAACGGCTTTTATGGGAATTACAGAAGAACATCAATTAGGGAAAGCTTTTGAAGAAGCTTTGCCATTTACGGCTTTATTAGTGGTTTTCTTTGTAATAGTAGCTATGATTCATGATCAACATCTTTTTACACCGATCATTGATTGGGCGTTAACCCTGGACCCAAGTAAACAACCTTCTATGTTTTATGTGGCTAATGGACTATTATCTATGATTAGTGATAATGTATTTGTGGCAACAGTATATATTGGAGAAGTTAAACAAGCGTTTGATAATGGAGCAATAACAAGAGAACAGTTTGAGAAATTGGCAATAGCAATAAATACAGGTACAAATTTACCAAGTGTTGCAACACCTAATGGTCAAGCGGCGTTCTTATTTTTACTAACCTCTTCTTTGGCTCCGTTGATAGGATTGTCATATGGAAGAATGGTGAAAATGGCATTACCGTATACAATTATTCTTGGAGGGGTAGGTCTTTTAGGAATAATTTATGTACTATAA
- a CDS encoding MotA/TolQ/ExbB proton channel family protein: MLGMLAQNTKEIDPEAEEKTLSIIDLLLSGGAAGVTIIAILFVLLFVAVYIYFERIFAIKAASKIDESFMDQIKDNVTSGKIEAAKILCAQTNNPVSRLTEKGISRIGNPLEDINKAIENAGRLEVYKLEKNVSILATVAGAAPMIGFLGTVIGMILAFHNLASSSGSADMGTLAEGIYTAMTTTVAGLVVGIIAYIGYNHLVVRTDKVIHQMEATAVDFLDLLNEPA; encoded by the coding sequence ATGCTTGGTATGTTGGCCCAAAATACCAAAGAAATTGATCCGGAAGCAGAAGAGAAAACTTTATCAATTATTGATTTATTGCTCAGTGGTGGAGCCGCTGGAGTAACAATTATTGCAATCCTTTTTGTATTGTTATTTGTTGCGGTTTATATTTATTTTGAAAGAATTTTTGCTATAAAAGCTGCTTCGAAAATTGACGAAAGCTTTATGGATCAAATTAAAGATAATGTGACAAGTGGTAAAATTGAAGCGGCTAAAATCTTGTGTGCACAAACTAATAACCCTGTGTCTAGATTGACGGAAAAAGGAATTTCCAGAATAGGTAATCCTTTAGAGGATATTAATAAGGCAATAGAAAATGCAGGCCGATTAGAAGTGTATAAACTAGAAAAAAATGTAAGTATTCTTGCTACGGTAGCAGGTGCTGCACCAATGATTGGATTTTTAGGTACAGTAATTGGGATGATTTTAGCGTTCCATAATCTGGCATCAAGTTCGGGAAGTGCAGATATGGGAACTTTAGCAGAAGGTATTTATACAGCGATGACCACTACAGTTGCGGGACTTGTGGTAGGTATTATAGCGTATATAGGATATAATCATTTGGTAGTTAGAACAGATAAAGTAATACACCAGATGGAAGCTACGGCTGTAGATTTCCTTGACTTGTTAAACGAACCTGCTTAA
- a CDS encoding biopolymer transporter ExbD, producing MNLRGRNKVSPEFSMSSMTDIVFLLLVFFLLTSPTITPEALDLILPKAKGKSSNVQNISVSITNKLQYYVDNERISQSRLESTLKSKLSGQNEPTIILRAEEGVPIEKAVGVMDIANRNRFKVILAVKPE from the coding sequence ATGAATTTAAGAGGAAGAAATAAAGTAAGTCCAGAATTTAGCATGTCTTCTATGACAGACATTGTGTTTTTGTTGTTGGTGTTTTTTTTATTGACATCACCGACGATAACTCCAGAAGCATTAGATTTGATATTGCCTAAGGCAAAGGGCAAAAGCTCTAACGTGCAGAATATATCGGTTAGTATTACCAATAAATTGCAATATTATGTGGATAATGAGCGTATAAGTCAAAGTAGATTAGAATCTACCTTGAAATCTAAATTATCGGGTCAAAATGAGCCTACTATTATTCTTAGAGCAGAAGAAGGAGTGCCTATAGAGAAAGCTGTAGGTGTAATGGATATAGCTAATAGAAATAGATTTAAAGTAATCCTGGCGGTAAAACCAGAATAA
- a CDS encoding energy transducer TonB codes for MLKLDTKHKKKSFVITTILHVAIIFLLFYLGLGALDPTPEGGIAVNFGTTLTGSGDIQPKEAIKSSPKQTTPEPTPVTPEPEPETPEITEEVVTQDVEDAPVVEEKPKKEPKKKVEKPKEKPKDKPEEQKPVEKPIEKPVEKVEEKKPDPKPDKSTLDILDSFSNGPKSDGKAKGGEGDDGKPGDKGNPNGNPYATSYYGQPGPGGTGGVGYGLNGRGRPTNSKVVQECNEAGRVVVKIVVNRDGKVIQAIPGVKGTTNSAKCLLDPAKKTALTFRWKADQKAPVKQIGFVEVTFGLGE; via the coding sequence ATGCTGAAGTTAGATACTAAACATAAAAAGAAATCTTTTGTAATCACGACAATATTGCACGTGGCTATTATTTTTCTATTGTTTTATTTGGGGTTAGGCGCTTTGGATCCTACTCCAGAAGGAGGTATTGCAGTTAATTTTGGAACTACACTTACTGGATCTGGAGATATACAACCTAAAGAAGCTATTAAGTCTTCACCAAAACAAACTACTCCAGAACCAACTCCAGTGACGCCAGAACCGGAACCAGAAACTCCAGAGATTACTGAAGAGGTAGTTACGCAAGATGTAGAAGATGCTCCGGTGGTAGAGGAAAAACCGAAAAAAGAACCTAAAAAAAAGGTCGAGAAGCCAAAAGAAAAACCAAAAGATAAACCTGAAGAGCAAAAACCGGTTGAGAAACCTATAGAAAAACCCGTAGAGAAAGTAGAAGAAAAGAAGCCGGATCCTAAGCCGGATAAATCAACTTTAGATATATTAGATAGTTTTTCCAATGGCCCAAAAAGCGATGGAAAAGCAAAAGGAGGAGAAGGTGATGACGGTAAACCAGGTGATAAAGGAAATCCAAACGGAAACCCTTATGCAACTAGTTATTATGGGCAACCAGGTCCTGGAGGAACAGGTGGAGTTGGTTATGGTCTTAATGGAAGAGGACGTCCTACTAATTCTAAGGTTGTACAGGAATGCAATGAAGCGGGTCGAGTAGTTGTTAAAATAGTAGTAAATAGAGATGGTAAAGTTATTCAGGCAATCCCAGGTGTTAAGGGAACTACCAATAGTGCAAAATGTCTTTTGGATCCTGCTAAAAAAACCGCCCTTACCTTTAGATGGAAAGCCGATCAGAAAGCTCCTGTTAAGCAAATCGGATTTGTAGAAGTAACTTTTGGATTAGGGGAATAA